A genomic stretch from Anas platyrhynchos isolate ZD024472 breed Pekin duck chromosome 25, IASCAAS_PekinDuck_T2T, whole genome shotgun sequence includes:
- the LOC101796692 gene encoding uncharacterized protein isoform X2 translates to MLQTVCMSPELLVNQNSSENETCGYSPGQGSPLPGETASPKSSFQQSPSLPDSGLTEFNIASPEIYPTPPRKPQEMSAPAEPALSSNPPQKRYMGVRVKMPVRELLKKIRLSKGLEPAQSKEASLAKMATKGSSGKAEKRRVHPYTEKQLRQSKQSIGQTLKGLEDLDILVEVLQEDLNKSQLQKEALCSVPDGFGQGFSTDPQASRWESRGSKQAAGGLQERRHGFTKLQSQCCFKEHGSAIQEEVQKNIQEPSSQGTFPRTSGKESSWWVQDARASTQKDFWRHPAQNTSPCFDPSGHYPEAFLEANTGSPDAGGHVRLTSTSFTQQDLSAISFFQFQLHREESLLRNIPADKLLAPDENGNRLLHKAVAQGRRALTYALARRFAALNKIDEKDAEKRTALHLAAEKNQHLMVSDLISLGANVNEQDGLGKTPLHLCAENGYLRVLEVLKNCKDNGMRVEVNLTDHYGLTPLHCAALAHTALALESQKTDINTDTGRFLRLRKDQILEGINCLLQMGGKLETQVLNSCQITTPYLKIEENTELMCLLQTYKPKREDLLHESNSLLEVPRMPCPSSPDNFSELLSISSLDFIDIVLKGILWLGNDFT, encoded by the exons ATGCTGCAAACAGTCTGCATGAGTCCTGAACTACTGGTCAATcaaaacagcagtgaaaatgAAACCTGTGGCTACAGCCCAGGCCAGGGATCTCCTCTGCCTGGAGAAACTGCCAGCCCCAAAAGCTCTTTTCAACAAAGCCCATCGTTGCCAGACTCTGGATTAACTGAATTTAACATTGCGAGCCCTGAGATCTACCCTACACCTCCACGTAAACCACAAGAGATGTCTGCTCCTGCTG AGCCTGCACTCAGCTCCAACCCCCCTCAGAAGCGTTACATGGGCGTGAGGGTGAAGATGCCAGTACGGGagctactgaaaaaaatccGGCTTTCCAAAGGCCTGGAGCCAGCTCAGAGCAAG GAAGCCTCATTAGCGAAGATGGCAACCAAAGGATCCTCAGGAAAAGCAG aaaagagaagagtTCACCCTTATACAGAGAAACAGCTTAGACAG agcaagcaGAGCATTGGGCAGACGCTTAAAGGCTTAGAGGACCTCGATATCCTGgtggaggtgctgcaggaagaCTTGAACAAAAGCCAACTGCAGAAGGAGGCTCTGTGCTCGGTGCCAGATGGCTTCGGGCAGGGCTTCTCCACGGACCCGCAAGCCTCTCGGTGGGAAAGCAGGGGAAGCAAGCAGGCGGCTGGTGGCCTGCAGGAGAGGCGCCACGGCTTCACCAAGTTGCAATCCCAGTGCTGTTTTAAAGAGCACGGCTCAGCCATACAGGAAGAGGTACAGAAAAACATACAAGAGCCCAGCTCTCAAGGAACCTTCCCAAGGACAAGTGGGAAAGAGAGCAGCTGGTGGGTGCAGGACGCCCGTGCCAGTACCCAGAAGGATTTCTGGAGACACCCTGCACAGAACACATCTCCCTGCTTTGACCCATCAGGACACTACCCGGAGGCATTTCTGGAAGCTAACACGGGCTCTCCAGATGCTGGGGGACACGTGAGGTTGACCTCGACTTCCTTCACACAGCAGGATCTCTCTGCCATCTCTTTCTTCCAGTTCCAGCTACACAGGGAGGAAAGTTTGCTGCGAAACATCCCGGCCGACAAACTGCTTGCACCTGATGAAAATGGCAACAG GCTGCTGCACAAGGCTGTTGCACAAGGAAGAAGAGCCCTGACTTACGCGCTTGCACGGAGATTTGCAGCCCTAAATAAAATTGATGAGAAGGACGCAGAGAAACGG ACTGCGTTACATCTTGCTGCAGAAAAGAACCAACACCTGATGGTCAGCGACCTTATATCCCTGGGAGCTAATGTCAATGAGCAGGATGGTCTGGGGAAAACTCCGCTCCACCTGTGTGCAGAGAATGGCTACTTGAGAGTTTTAGAG GTTTTGAAGAACTGCAAAGACAATGGCATGCGGGTAGAAGTGAACCTGACTGACCACTATG GTTTAACCCCGCTGCACTGTGCTGCTCTTGCCCATACTGCCTTAGCTCTGGAATCGCAGAAAACTGACATCAATACTGACACGGGAAGGTTTCTCAGACTACGCAAAGATCAAATTCTCGAGGGAATTAACTGCTTATTGCAAATGGGAGGAAAACTGGAGACGCAG GTACTAAATTCATGTCAGATTACCACTCCCTATTTGAAAATCGAGGAGAATACTGAGCTAATGTGTTTGCTCCAGACCTATAAACCCAAGAGAGAGGATCTCCTTCACGAG AGTAACAGTTTGCTGGAGGTTCCAAGAATGCCTTGTCCCTCATCGCCAGACAACTTTTCTGAACTTCTTTCCATTTCATCTTTGGACTTCATTGACATCGTTCTTAAAGGTATTTTGTGGTTGGGAAATGATTTTACCTAG
- the LOC101796692 gene encoding uncharacterized protein isoform X3: MLQTVCMSPELLVNQNSSENETCGYSPGQGSPLPGETASPKSSFQQSPSLPDSGLTEFNIASPEIYPTPPRKPQEMSAPAEPALSSNPPQKRYMGVRVKMPVRELLKKIRLSKGLEPAQSKEASLAKMATKGSSGKAAEKRRVHPYTEKQLRQSKQSIGQTLKGLEDLDILVEVLQEDLNKSQLQKEALCSVPDGFGQGFSTDPQASRWESRGSKQAAGGLQERRHGFTKLQSQCCFKEHGSAIQEEVQKNIQEPSSQGTFPRTSGKESSWWVQDARASTQKDFWRHPAQNTSPCFDPSGHYPEAFLEANTGSPDAGGHVRLTSTSFTQQDLSAISFFQFQLHREESLLRNIPADKLLAPDENGNRLLHKAVAQGRRALTYALARRFAALNKIDEKDAEKRTALHLAAEKNQHLMVSDLISLGANVNEQDGLGKTPLHLCAENGYLRVLEVLKNCKDNGMRVEVNLTDHYGLTPLHCAALAHTALALESQKTDINTDTGRFLRLRKDQILEGINCLLQMGGKLETQVLNSCQITTPYLKIEENTELMCLLQTYKPKREDLLHESNSLLEVPRMPCPSSPDNFSELLSISSLDFIDIVLKGKC; the protein is encoded by the exons ATGCTGCAAACAGTCTGCATGAGTCCTGAACTACTGGTCAATcaaaacagcagtgaaaatgAAACCTGTGGCTACAGCCCAGGCCAGGGATCTCCTCTGCCTGGAGAAACTGCCAGCCCCAAAAGCTCTTTTCAACAAAGCCCATCGTTGCCAGACTCTGGATTAACTGAATTTAACATTGCGAGCCCTGAGATCTACCCTACACCTCCACGTAAACCACAAGAGATGTCTGCTCCTGCTG AGCCTGCACTCAGCTCCAACCCCCCTCAGAAGCGTTACATGGGCGTGAGGGTGAAGATGCCAGTACGGGagctactgaaaaaaatccGGCTTTCCAAAGGCCTGGAGCCAGCTCAGAGCAAG GAAGCCTCATTAGCGAAGATGGCAACCAAAGGATCCTCAGGAAAAGCAG cagaaaagagaagagtTCACCCTTATACAGAGAAACAGCTTAGACAG agcaagcaGAGCATTGGGCAGACGCTTAAAGGCTTAGAGGACCTCGATATCCTGgtggaggtgctgcaggaagaCTTGAACAAAAGCCAACTGCAGAAGGAGGCTCTGTGCTCGGTGCCAGATGGCTTCGGGCAGGGCTTCTCCACGGACCCGCAAGCCTCTCGGTGGGAAAGCAGGGGAAGCAAGCAGGCGGCTGGTGGCCTGCAGGAGAGGCGCCACGGCTTCACCAAGTTGCAATCCCAGTGCTGTTTTAAAGAGCACGGCTCAGCCATACAGGAAGAGGTACAGAAAAACATACAAGAGCCCAGCTCTCAAGGAACCTTCCCAAGGACAAGTGGGAAAGAGAGCAGCTGGTGGGTGCAGGACGCCCGTGCCAGTACCCAGAAGGATTTCTGGAGACACCCTGCACAGAACACATCTCCCTGCTTTGACCCATCAGGACACTACCCGGAGGCATTTCTGGAAGCTAACACGGGCTCTCCAGATGCTGGGGGACACGTGAGGTTGACCTCGACTTCCTTCACACAGCAGGATCTCTCTGCCATCTCTTTCTTCCAGTTCCAGCTACACAGGGAGGAAAGTTTGCTGCGAAACATCCCGGCCGACAAACTGCTTGCACCTGATGAAAATGGCAACAG GCTGCTGCACAAGGCTGTTGCACAAGGAAGAAGAGCCCTGACTTACGCGCTTGCACGGAGATTTGCAGCCCTAAATAAAATTGATGAGAAGGACGCAGAGAAACGG ACTGCGTTACATCTTGCTGCAGAAAAGAACCAACACCTGATGGTCAGCGACCTTATATCCCTGGGAGCTAATGTCAATGAGCAGGATGGTCTGGGGAAAACTCCGCTCCACCTGTGTGCAGAGAATGGCTACTTGAGAGTTTTAGAG GTTTTGAAGAACTGCAAAGACAATGGCATGCGGGTAGAAGTGAACCTGACTGACCACTATG GTTTAACCCCGCTGCACTGTGCTGCTCTTGCCCATACTGCCTTAGCTCTGGAATCGCAGAAAACTGACATCAATACTGACACGGGAAGGTTTCTCAGACTACGCAAAGATCAAATTCTCGAGGGAATTAACTGCTTATTGCAAATGGGAGGAAAACTGGAGACGCAG GTACTAAATTCATGTCAGATTACCACTCCCTATTTGAAAATCGAGGAGAATACTGAGCTAATGTGTTTGCTCCAGACCTATAAACCCAAGAGAGAGGATCTCCTTCACGAG AGTAACAGTTTGCTGGAGGTTCCAAGAATGCCTTGTCCCTCATCGCCAGACAACTTTTCTGAACTTCTTTCCATTTCATCTTTGGACTTCATTGACATCGTTCTTAAAG GGAAATGCTGA
- the LOC101796692 gene encoding uncharacterized protein isoform X1, whose product MLQTVCMSPELLVNQNSSENETCGYSPGQGSPLPGETASPKSSFQQSPSLPDSGLTEFNIASPEIYPTPPRKPQEMSAPAEPALSSNPPQKRYMGVRVKMPVRELLKKIRLSKGLEPAQSKEASLAKMATKGSSGKAAEKRRVHPYTEKQLRQSKQSIGQTLKGLEDLDILVEVLQEDLNKSQLQKEALCSVPDGFGQGFSTDPQASRWESRGSKQAAGGLQERRHGFTKLQSQCCFKEHGSAIQEEVQKNIQEPSSQGTFPRTSGKESSWWVQDARASTQKDFWRHPAQNTSPCFDPSGHYPEAFLEANTGSPDAGGHVRLTSTSFTQQDLSAISFFQFQLHREESLLRNIPADKLLAPDENGNRLLHKAVAQGRRALTYALARRFAALNKIDEKDAEKRTALHLAAEKNQHLMVSDLISLGANVNEQDGLGKTPLHLCAENGYLRVLEVLKNCKDNGMRVEVNLTDHYGLTPLHCAALAHTALALESQKTDINTDTGRFLRLRKDQILEGINCLLQMGGKLETQVLNSCQITTPYLKIEENTELMCLLQTYKPKREDLLHESNSLLEVPRMPCPSSPDNFSELLSISSLDFIDIVLKGILWLGNDFT is encoded by the exons ATGCTGCAAACAGTCTGCATGAGTCCTGAACTACTGGTCAATcaaaacagcagtgaaaatgAAACCTGTGGCTACAGCCCAGGCCAGGGATCTCCTCTGCCTGGAGAAACTGCCAGCCCCAAAAGCTCTTTTCAACAAAGCCCATCGTTGCCAGACTCTGGATTAACTGAATTTAACATTGCGAGCCCTGAGATCTACCCTACACCTCCACGTAAACCACAAGAGATGTCTGCTCCTGCTG AGCCTGCACTCAGCTCCAACCCCCCTCAGAAGCGTTACATGGGCGTGAGGGTGAAGATGCCAGTACGGGagctactgaaaaaaatccGGCTTTCCAAAGGCCTGGAGCCAGCTCAGAGCAAG GAAGCCTCATTAGCGAAGATGGCAACCAAAGGATCCTCAGGAAAAGCAG cagaaaagagaagagtTCACCCTTATACAGAGAAACAGCTTAGACAG agcaagcaGAGCATTGGGCAGACGCTTAAAGGCTTAGAGGACCTCGATATCCTGgtggaggtgctgcaggaagaCTTGAACAAAAGCCAACTGCAGAAGGAGGCTCTGTGCTCGGTGCCAGATGGCTTCGGGCAGGGCTTCTCCACGGACCCGCAAGCCTCTCGGTGGGAAAGCAGGGGAAGCAAGCAGGCGGCTGGTGGCCTGCAGGAGAGGCGCCACGGCTTCACCAAGTTGCAATCCCAGTGCTGTTTTAAAGAGCACGGCTCAGCCATACAGGAAGAGGTACAGAAAAACATACAAGAGCCCAGCTCTCAAGGAACCTTCCCAAGGACAAGTGGGAAAGAGAGCAGCTGGTGGGTGCAGGACGCCCGTGCCAGTACCCAGAAGGATTTCTGGAGACACCCTGCACAGAACACATCTCCCTGCTTTGACCCATCAGGACACTACCCGGAGGCATTTCTGGAAGCTAACACGGGCTCTCCAGATGCTGGGGGACACGTGAGGTTGACCTCGACTTCCTTCACACAGCAGGATCTCTCTGCCATCTCTTTCTTCCAGTTCCAGCTACACAGGGAGGAAAGTTTGCTGCGAAACATCCCGGCCGACAAACTGCTTGCACCTGATGAAAATGGCAACAG GCTGCTGCACAAGGCTGTTGCACAAGGAAGAAGAGCCCTGACTTACGCGCTTGCACGGAGATTTGCAGCCCTAAATAAAATTGATGAGAAGGACGCAGAGAAACGG ACTGCGTTACATCTTGCTGCAGAAAAGAACCAACACCTGATGGTCAGCGACCTTATATCCCTGGGAGCTAATGTCAATGAGCAGGATGGTCTGGGGAAAACTCCGCTCCACCTGTGTGCAGAGAATGGCTACTTGAGAGTTTTAGAG GTTTTGAAGAACTGCAAAGACAATGGCATGCGGGTAGAAGTGAACCTGACTGACCACTATG GTTTAACCCCGCTGCACTGTGCTGCTCTTGCCCATACTGCCTTAGCTCTGGAATCGCAGAAAACTGACATCAATACTGACACGGGAAGGTTTCTCAGACTACGCAAAGATCAAATTCTCGAGGGAATTAACTGCTTATTGCAAATGGGAGGAAAACTGGAGACGCAG GTACTAAATTCATGTCAGATTACCACTCCCTATTTGAAAATCGAGGAGAATACTGAGCTAATGTGTTTGCTCCAGACCTATAAACCCAAGAGAGAGGATCTCCTTCACGAG AGTAACAGTTTGCTGGAGGTTCCAAGAATGCCTTGTCCCTCATCGCCAGACAACTTTTCTGAACTTCTTTCCATTTCATCTTTGGACTTCATTGACATCGTTCTTAAAGGTATTTTGTGGTTGGGAAATGATTTTACCTAG